Genomic window (Kwoniella botswanensis chromosome 1, complete sequence):
CGGAAACGAAGGGGGTTCGCTGATCAATGTTGTTCCCTACAGAAAACATGCACCAACTCGTTGAGGATCTGGAGAAGCTCAATTCACCCGTACTAGGCGTGTTCTTACAACGTGCGAAAGCTCTATACGAGGAGAATATGGGTATATATGTGAAATTGCTGTTGAGACGATCATTTGGACGATTcatggtgagtgaagatgaacttTTGGTAGATCTGGATTGACTATAACCTGAGTTGTGTGTTTGATGTCCACAGGACTTCTTCGACGGTATCGATAGGTTACTAGTGACCACCCCAGCATCCGAAGTACCCCTTCATTCAGCTTATAATCGATCTTCCCTCAAGAAGATTCTGAAAGATCACGGATCGTTAAAAGACTTGAGGAAATCAATTGAAACTTTATCAAAGAGAGTTGACAAGCATTTCATACTGGATGATGACGAGTCCAATCAACCTGGGTCCAATATCAACAGCTCTTCCGCGAATGTGATCTTAGTGCAGATAGTGTGGAAAGAAGTGACAGGTGGATTGGTCAAGGAGATTCAGAGATCACAAGGTATCATGTCGAAATCTTATGCTGATTCGGGATTGGGTTTGGAATTCACTGTGAATGATGTCGAAGGGGTATgtaagaggatgaagtgataGTTATAGCTCGATATCATATATGTTCGAGATCTTGACGCGGACATGCATGATGTTCACGCCGTCTACGCCTCATTGTTGGCAAAAAGCGACTCCGGTTGATCAGGTCCGAAGGAGATAAGTCGGGTTTTTGTCGGACcgaaagtggaggatgtcCACTTGATCTCAACCATCAGAATGAGGAAAAGGTCAAGGCCGAGGTCTAATGTATACAGAAAAGATATATATTAAGTGGGGAAGATTGATGTCCTTCTGCATGCATATCGATAGCATCTTCGCGACTACTTCTATCCAATTCAACCATTGCTTCTTCAACATATTTCGCAAAGTATACTAATATACCAACATGTCCTCGGCGAATAACAAGATCCTCAACGTCGCTGTTATAGGATGTGGGGAAGTCGCCCAGATAGCTCATGTGAGTGTTTTTTTGCATTTACCCATAGTGCTGATGGCGTCAGCCGTTGTTGTCAGGTTCTGATTTTGCATGTATATGACTCGTGTAGATACCGAACCTCATCGTCGCTTCTGACATGTACAAGATCACCGCACTATGTGATATATCCGTTCAATCACTTGAATTGTGCAGTAAAAGATTCGGTATACCTGATACGTTCACCTCTGTGTAAGTTTGAGTCGTAATCAAAGCAAAGATCACAATGTACCACTCCAAATTGATTCACAGGGTATGAAAAGTGCTGAACCCCTGCTTTTTGACTAGCACCGACCTCCTCGCTTCATCTATACCTATCGATCTAGTGTTCATCCTCACCGCCGATCAATTCCACGCGGAACACATCATACAATGTGCCAATGCCGGGAAACACATCATGATCGAGAAGCCCATGGCTCAGACTCTGAGAGAGTACGACCTAGTAGAAGAAGCTAGAGTGAAGAATAACGTGGTGATTTTTGTAGGGTACATGAGGAGGTATGCCACGGCTttggagaggttgaaagaggaaatcaAAGGGAAGGAAATTAAATATGTTAGAGTGAGGGATATCATTGGGAATGTGAGTGTTGCTCAAgtctatccatctatctatccaTGTGGTTTTAAAGTATTTATGAGGTGTATAGCTAATGTACATTATTGATCTTTTATGATAGAACAAATACTTTACTTCCCAATCAGGTCAATACCAACAATATTTCTCCGACCACCCTTCGGCATCCACAGCCGAGATGATCAAACGGATCAAAGCGAACTTAGAGGAAAATCTGGGTGATAAAGCACAGGAGGATAAGCGTAATGCGCATTCATGGAGTCTGTTACACAGTTTAGCAAGTCATGATCTATCAGCGATGAGGGATGTGATCGGTATGCCGGAGAAATGTCTGTTCGCAAGTAGGAGTGATAATGGTGATAAGTCTTGGTGGTGGAATGTCGTCTGGGGATATAAGGGATTTAAATGTTATTATGAGGTGGGTCATGTCGTCCCTTCTTACTCTCTAGGAGATCGGACTGACGTTGAATCGAAATGGTCCGGTAGATGGCAATCGATGAAGTAGCGGTGTTCGATGCGCATATCGAAGTTTACACTAATGAGAGCCGAGTCAAAATCCAATATGATACGTGAGTATACCTGAGAAAAGCGATATGTTCGGTACTCTGTGCTGATTATTCTGTATGACTTCAGCCCATACGTGAAAGGACTGCCTATCAAGTTGACTATCCAAAAACAACTACCCTCCGGTGATTTCTCTGAACAGGTTATCCGACCCACATACGTTGATCCTTACACTCTTGAGTTACCGTTAATTTACGACGCGATCGTCAACGGGAAGGATTACAAGACGAAACCTCTAGATGCTAAGAATGATACGATATTAGCTAAGATGGTAATGGATGCGTTGATTGATTAGGTGAGATCCTGGAGAgagatgatgttgagttGGGAGATCTGAATCAGTAGGTATTCAATCGCGGTACATCAGTTGGACTTTGGTCAGCAAGGGTTTAGCAGCAACAATAGGCGAAGAGAATATGTATTTATCTATGCATCCTTGAAAACCAAACaaagtgagaatgaaaagaagtGTATTGTGTGGTCGTTTAAAGCCATTCGACACTAGATAGTCAAGATTAACATCAGTTTGCGTAGGCGGAATACTTGGCATATAGACTCACGTTCCAGGTGGCTTAGAGGTTATATCGTATACAACTCTGTTAACACCCTTGACCTGTTTTGCAATATCACACGTCAGCCCGCTAGGTCTGTctttcaagatcaaagatgccCGCTCACCTCGTTGGTAATTCTCGAGgagatcttcttcaataccTGAGGAGGGAAGACGAACCAATCGGCAGTCATGAAGTCCTCAGTAGACACCGCTCGGAGCGCTACCACCTGATCATAGGTTCTCGCGTCACCGGCAACACCAACGGCTTTGACAGGCAATAGAGCAACGAAAGCTTGGGAGATTTGATCGTATAATCCTGCAGCTCGAACTTCCTCGATGTAAATATCATCGGCGTGTTGGAGGATCTTGATTTGTTCCCTTGTGACTTCTCCTAAAATTCGGATGGCGAGTCCAGGTCCAGGGAAGGGGTGTCGGCCGACCAAGTGGGCGGGAATGTTGAGTAGTCGACCAAGCGCTCGTACTTCGTCTGCAGATTCAAATCGTCGTCAGCGAACCAAACTGAGTGGGTGATAGAACATGACATAGTTGAGATGTGTTGTCAAcacgactcacctttgaacAACTCTCTGAGGGGTTCAATCAATTTCAACTTCATGTCCTCCAACAATCCACCGACGTTATGGTGAGTCTTGATAGTGGCCGAAGGACCTTTGAACGATATACTTTCGATAACATCTGGGTAGAGGGTGCCTTGCAACAACCATTCGATTTTACCTTTAGCATctccacctttctcttctacctctttctcagcagcagcttcgaTCTTGGCGGCTTCCTCCTCGAACACTTCGATGAAGGTGTTTCCAataatcttcctctttttctctGGGTCTTCTACACCCTTCAATCGAGATAAGAATAACTCGGAAGCGTCGACAACAGTCAAGTTGACTCCCAGGTCAACGGTCAACATCTTGTGGActttggcagcttcgtcTTTTCGTAGGACTCCGTTGTCAACCATGATGGCGTGGAATCTAGAAAAAGAGAGATTACAAGTCAGCATTGATCAGAAATCGAATACTGCTTTGACCTGGCTACCCGCATTCACACAATTTGAGGACCCTTCCAGCTCTAAATATTACTTCTACTAAGAGATTGctaaatcactcaccgatCACCAATAGCCTCATGCATCAGCTTGGCCGCGACCGTCGAATCGACACCTCCAGAGACAGCACCAATCACTTGTCCCTTCTCACCGCAAATCTGTCTGATTCTAGCGATTTCCTTGGGGATAAAACTGTCCATCGACCATCCTCCCTTGATACCACAGACGTTCTTGACGAATGCACCGATcacttcttttcctttagGAGAGTGAGATACTTCAGGGTGGAATTGGACACCGTAGACTGGTTTGGAGTTGTGGGCAATAGCTGTCCAAGGTGAAGTTGGGGTGGAAGCTACGACGGAGAAGTCGGGTGGGAGtgaggtgagctgatcgCCGTGGGACATCCACACCTATGAATTTGATAAGGATCAGTATCCTGTCTATGCATTTCATGACGAATCGCTCCATTGGTCAGATGCACCTCTCAAAGATGCTCTTTGACTTTGGTATGACAGTCATATACTGGAAATCTAACCGTTTCTTCGCATATGGCATGTATGCCGACTGAGCTGGGGGAGACTCACCTGCAGccctccatcttcctccatttcAATACCCTCAAACAACGCATCCTGCTGCTTGTTGCCCGTCTTCTCAACTTTGATCTTGGCATACCCGTACTCCCTATGAGTGTGCGCATCAACATTTCCGCCGTGGGTTCGAGCAATCTCCTGGAGTCCATAACAGATACCGAGGATGGGTACGCCGAGTTCGAATACTGCGGGGTCGACGTGAGGGGCATCGGGAGCGTAGACTGAGTAAGGGGAACCGGAGAGTATCACACCTGTATATCAATCAAGGGAAGAGTTAGTCCAGTATTCAAAGATATCTTAAATATCTCGGAGGGGCAGATCTCTGAGGATAATCGAAGATTGGGTAGGGTGGCATCTTTAGGCTAGTCGTTAATCCCAAGACACATCTCGTGAATCGTCTTCCGTTGTTTGGGACCCCCTCAATCATCCTAAAAGTATGACCCACCTGCAGGTTTCCAGCTCAACTCGTTGATCTTCTGCGTACAAGGCAACATTTCACAGTACACCTATTCAgacccatcctcatcagcgCCGATCCCTATCACATGGATAGTTGAAAGAGACCAGAGCTTACATTTAATTCACGACATCTTCGAGTGATCAAGTGAGAGTACTACCAAcatctcttgatcagctATTGTTATTGTCTTACTTGGAATCCGAATTGTTGTTTGTTAACTCACCTGAGATCCAaaatcgaggatgaggatggtatCGTACAGGCTGTGAATCTCCTCAGCGGAGGTAGCAGCGGTAGTGGAAGacattttgatgatgatctatATCTAATTTCTAGTCTATAGAGTCtaaaagaagatgaagaattcaGGTGGACCACCGAAAAGTGTGAAATCGCCTGAAATTTTGATTTTCTGACTTTTCGACTTATCACAGTAGTTGCCGAATACGGTAATTTACTAGCATCGATAGATAAAGGCATTACCGTGATGAAGATATAAAGATAGGATAAGATGCATGTGGAAGGTAGACTATCCAGCAATCCCCtatctatgtatgtatgtatatataagGTCAAGTATATAAATATAGTG
Coding sequences:
- a CDS encoding GMP synthase [glutamine-hydrolyzing]; the protein is MSSTTAATSAEEIHSLYDTILILDFGSQYSHLITRRCRELNVYCEMLPCTQKINELSWKPAGVILSGSPYSVYAPDAPHVDPAVFELGVPILGICYGLQEIARTHGGNVDAHTHREYGYAKIKVEKTGNKQQDALFEGIEMEEDGGLQVWMSHGDQLTSLPPDFSVVASTPTSPWTAIAHNSKPVYGVQFHPEVSHSPKGKEVIGAFVKNVCGIKGGWSMDSFIPKEIARIRQICGEKGQVIGAVSGGVDSTVAAKLMHEAIGDRFHAIMVDNGVLRKDEAAKVHKMLTVDLGVNLTVVDASELFLSRLKGVEDPEKKRKIIGNTFIEVFEEEAAKIEAAAEKEVEEKGGDAKGKIEWLLQGTLYPDVIESISFKGPSATIKTHHNVGGLLEDMKLKLIEPLRELFKDEVRALGRLLNIPAHLVGRHPFPGPGLAIRILGEVTREQIKILQHADDIYIEEVRAAGLYDQISQAFVALLPVKAVGVAGDARTYDQVVALRAVSTEDFMTADWFVFPPQVLKKISSRITNEVKGVNRVVYDITSKPPGT